AACTGAAGGCTCCCAGGAAATTGAACTTCCTAGACACACAACAGTGTGTTGGCAACAGTGTACAGTAGATCCTTTATTGGTGGAAAGGGTGAGGCTACACATGAAAGGCTTGTATTCAAATCCTGTGCATGTGTAAACAGCATGTAAATGTCTTAAAGCAGCAGAACTCACACTGTCTCCTTAATTGTGGACTAGTCTGAGGCATCAATGTACAATACACCTGCTCACTTGTGGTTGTGAGCTGTTGCTTCAGTAAGTGCACtagtaacaaaccaaaatcctCTGTTTCCTAGTCTGGCATTTTTATAAATTTAGGCTCTATGTTGGGATTATTAATCACTGTTAATCATGTTATtggctctttgtttttcttgtgttgcAGGAGACAGGCACAGGCTCCAGGGGGCCATGTCTGGTGGCAGCAGTGCTAACAACAGCTGGACCATCCTCACTCCTGAGGTATCGCCGCTCTGTAAAGAGCATAGGAATATGTGAAGTCACTTTGCATGACCtcaatgaaaatgtatttttaaaaaagaaaactccttCTCCCAGTTGATTTCATTTCAGGTCACCTGAATAAGAAATAGGTTTTTGTAATAAGAATGCCTTGTTCAGTGGCACTTCAGCAGTTGTGCAAGGCAGCAATGCTTATTCAATACTAGCACTCAGAAGCAATCAAAATATGGACTATGTATAAATTAGACCAGATTGCTATAATGTCTGTGTAAAATGAGAAATCTGACGTGTTTGTATCGTTTAACTGTGtgatgtttgcttgtttgttaaGGAGACTGTTGCTGAAACCCTGAGGCCTCTGGCAGAGGGGACAGAACACCATGAGGAAACCATTATATCTACAGCAGGTGCTTGTCACAACAAATCTGAGAATAGTAATTGAATTGTGGTTATGCGtatgtaacataaaaaacatttatctaacacacaataaaaatattatagttttttttttttttgtatttctgcctacttttttcttttgccttgttttattattagtgaGGGAGAAGAGAAACATAATAGACCACGTCACCACCACCTTTAATACTTTAGCATTTTCCCcttggtttggtttcttttcatACAGAGAAAAATTCCAGAACACCAAAACGAATCTGTTCAAACCCTGCAGGAATGTCATTTCcacttattggtcagatgtcTGCAACAGGGACAACGATTTTAAATAGAAGAACAACATCCTGTGTTGTGGactgagttgttgttgttaaaaaaattGCAATTTAGGTTAACTCAGGTTGGTgattgtttattacattttattatttgcacaGTCATCCAACAACatgtctgtgaggcactgtaCCTCCTCACTGTACCTCCATATTGTTTGCGATTCATCCTGCATCATGTTTTGAGTGGACAAACTTGGAGGACCGTAACAGAGTTCACTAAATCGTCTTGGTGTGATTTTTCATTTGTCCATGCCCAACTGCAATTACTGTGTTCACCTCATAGGGAACAAACTGAATCAAGAGGGAGAACGAAATAGTGTTTGAATTAAGTGAACcaaagcctgtaggtgtgaaagcactgTAATGCTATAAAGgtttctcctcttgtctctttgTTTGATGACCAGGCCCTGGGGCAGACCAGCCTGCTGAGAGGTCCCCTGTGGAGGGTCAAGTGGTAAGACAGCAATGCACATCGCTTTCTGTCATGTAATATTTGTAACCCTGGAGAGATGAATATGAAGTCTTACAAAGGCTGTTTCTTTCTATTATTATAGTTGTGGGTGAATATTTATTTCTGAGTTACTAGAATATGTGCATTTAACcagatgtattttattgtttattattttctttattaggCAAGAGTGTGCGGCCACATTATTGCTCTTCAAACTAAGTAGCCATATATGGAAAATGAATCATTCCAACTGTTACCAGGCTGCAGTTTTTATTGAGTTTTAAAATTATGTTCAACTTTGCCAAGGATCAACATAGGGTTTCTATTTTGAGAACTTTGACAAACAAAGGAAAGCAAGAGCTTTAACAGAGGCAGTTTTTCAAAATGCAGAGTCACAAACACCATCAccacaaatgattaaaataaagaaaaccgTGAAACATTTGAGTGACTGTGTTGCACGTTAAGGGACTTTAAATACATGATTCTTATGCACAGGTatcagaagaagcagcagcacagctaaGTGGAGACTCAAGCCCAGAGCAACACATCTCTGGACCTACCACTGTCACTGATGCTTCTGTTCCCACCTCTTTGGACGTCTGTGATGCACTCAGCCACTCAGAGGGCCTTCCTGAGGGCCTGACACAATCTAGTCCTGACCCTGATTCATTCTCTGACTCTTACACCCACATAAGCACCTCTCCTGATGAAACCCCAGTCTCGCTGCTGAGCACAGATACTCTGGAAGGCGGGGAGTTTAGGCAGGACGAAGAGAGACTCACAGAGGAAGGAACACTTCATTTGCAAAATGGAGAGGAGCTACAACAGGAAGGGAAGGGGTCAGACCTGTCTACAAGGACAACTGACTTAGGGAAACAGGCAGGTAGGAACAATTGACAAGCGACCGTTCATTGCATTAATACTTACTTTAATCTAAgcatcagttttattatttgtatgtaCATAGCAAAGATCATCACATGAAAGCCTGTATCATGTCCTTTCTATTTTTGGAGATTAAGCACTGTTTGGGTTTGAAGTGTACTTGGTGGACCAGGTGGTTATGGACTTGTTCAGTATCTGGGCCAGGAGGTTGTCTGGAGAGCCTGTGGTTGGTATGAGCAGGGGAGCATGATGTGATagagacatttttatttgcatgacATCCTGCACAAGTAAATTGGCTTCAGAGGGACTCTGATCtgtaaagtgatttttatttattttttattttattttttttaccccaCACTCTGGTGCATTTGGTCTGCAGCTCActacagcatttaaaaatgagTCATTTTGCTCTGTTGTGCATTTCTTTCTCGTACCATTTGTTTAACAACTAGAGTTCAATGTTAATGAGTTCTTTACAGTGCCCATTTATAATACCATTGATTTTTAAGAATAAAATGACCTTTGAATGGTCTGGAAACTTTTAAACACGGTTTTATCAAGGTGCCAGAAgttaaaacaaatgaagcatTTGAGTCACTTCCCATTCTGTTTATTCAGGTTTTAAGCATTATTAAAGCAGTTTAATAAAGATTAAGGAGTGGCAATGGAGCAAATTAACCAGCATAACAAGCACAGCAGATTCAATAAAGATTTGTTTCATATCACAGCATCAGATCGCTTACAGCGCAATGTACTGTCTAACATCAGTTCAAGAGCAAATGTATGCTCAATAATGTGTAAcaactttgttttaaaataatacaatgatGAATACCTACAAAGGAAATGATCTGCTGTTTTAACCCCTTACGTCCTGGGGGCGGTACTCATTAAATAGATCAAACTGCAAATTGAGACATAATTGTTCAAATATACTTTAACTAGAGCTTTTCATATTCTTCACTTCCACTGCTCCAGACTCCCCTGTGGATTCTGAAGTGGGTgaggagaagacagaagagCAGGGAGAGccagaggtgaggaggaggtcTCGCTTAGCAGCTCTGGAGCGGATCGgaaggacagaggaggaagaagaagcagatgAAGAGTTTCGGCTGCCAAGGCGAGAGGAAGACAGTGGGTTCTCTGTGAACAAGTGCATTCTGGGTGCTGTGATTCTGTTGGGCCTCGGCACAATCTTTTTATCAGGTAGGTATCATCATAGGACCTGTtgagacagtttttgttttgttatttagatTGCTTTTAAGATATTCAGGTGATGATAAATGAGATGACAAAGTGGTGCTGGCAGGGCTCTCTGAGACTGAGGTGTATTATACCTACAGGTTTGTTCACGGACCTGGATGAGGGTATGTCGTTcatatgaatgaatgttttcttGCTCACAGCATGTGTTTCTGCATGAGTGTGCATGCAGAAATAAACTGTTGTTGCAACTTACGCTTTTTAAAAGCTAAGTTTTAAGGGCTGCATGCTTTTATGCTTTGTGCAAACATGATTTATACCTTTTGCATGGCACTGTGACTTTTTCTAGACACGTTGTTTGACTAGGgatttattaattttctttagCAAGCGCAATACAAAAGCGTAGCAGATGGAAAAAAACGTTGACTCTGAAATACAAGGCTTTCAACCAGCAATATATTGTGCGTGAAACTTCAttgtgatttttaattaaactatgCAATACATACTGTACCATGTACCTTTATTCAGCTGAGGAATGCACATTTCATTGCcttgattttggtttgttggGGCATCATATTGATCAATAATATGTGGAGGAGTGTGATGTATTATGCACATCAACATTAatctttgtaaaataatttgcagACAGTGACTATGGTACAAGGGAGCTGAAAGATTCAGAAGTACCAGTTAAACAGGTCAGTTTgacatcattttctttctctgttctgtgttctgtcttgtctcacatttattcattatgtATGCCATGTTGTGTACAAGCACAATGAGTACCACCacatgaattttttttttgtgcgaTATGCACGGTAGGAGACCACCCACAATGCTGGCAACATTACTTCTATTGTCTACCAACTGTGCTGCTCTGGTTTTTAGTCCTTTTCCATCTCATCAACACATACTGTTGTTATGTCTCCACTACTCTGTCTGGCAAAAGTAATTCTGAGAAGTCATCCATCTTGACATTGTGTTGTACTGTGTTGACAGGAGTGGCTTAATCCAGATGTTCCTCCAGCCCCAGTAGACGCTGACAGTACAGAGATACTAAATAAGTTAGCTGAAGGGAACCAGCAGATTTCAGTGCTACAAGCCCAACTTCAGGTGTGACTccattctgtctctctcattgtgtgtgtgtgtgtgtgtgtgtgtgtgtgtgtgtgtgtgtgtgtgtgtgtgtgtgtgtgtgtgtgtgtgtgtgtgtgtgtgtgtgtgtgtgtgtgtgtgtgtgtgtgtgtgtgtgtgtgtgtcaccatcACCATCTCGCTGACTGTGTAAAATTCTCACAAGACCTTctttcctgttctttttctttaaacaggCACAGAAAGAAGAACTAAAAGTAGCCAGGGGACAGGCAGCAGTGGGAGAAAAGGAGCGGCTGCAACTGGAGGAATTGGAGAAGGAAAACAGTAGGTTGAAGACAGAGATGGcatctttctctgtccttcgTAAAGAAAAcgagaggatgaagagagagCTGGAGTCTGTCTCGGCCCTACAGAAAGAACTAGAAACACTGAGATCCACTGAGACTGAATTAAAACTCTCTCCAGGTACAAAGGAACAGAGGAAGGGAAGGGATATGGAGGAGGGTAGAAACTGTAAGGATGATAGTTACTAGATAGAAAAGGACAGTGGAGAAagtgttttattcttctcttttcttacTTGAGTGCTCACTTCCCTTCTTTGTAGTTGTAATGAcgacttgtgttttttttttcagcagccAGTGAAGCAACTGAAGCATCTGTGAAGCCCACAACATCCCCCCCAAGTGGCCAGACAGAGGACACCAAGCAGGGGACTGCTGGAACTACTGAAAAACAAGCAAGGAAACCAGGGGAAGAACAgaaggaaaagcagaaagatAGAAAGAGGGATAAGTATGACACTGGTGAGAAGAAGGACTGGAAAGAGATAGAAAAATCTGAATGGAAAGAAGGACAGAAAAGGGATCGCAAAGAGGTAGGTAAAActgaaaggaaaacaggaaaacacgAGCAGGGAAAGTTTGACAAGAAGCAAGATAAGGAAGGTAAGCAGAAGAATCACAATGATGAGACAAAACAgtggaaggagaaagaaaaagccagCAGAGGTGATGAAGGAAAGCCATGGAAGACTAGGGAAGGGAAGAAAGAATGGATTGAGAAAAGTGAAAGACAGGAACTGCAGGAGGAAAAAGAGTGGAAAAAGGCAAAGCACAAAGTGTATGAAGGCAAACAATTGAGGGataaggaggagaaaaaggattGGAAAGGAGGAAATGACTATAAAGTGAAGCACAGAGGCAATGAGGAATGGAAGGGAGGAAAGGAGTGGAAGAAAGTGAAAGATGGCTCAAAGGAAAGTGGCAAAGAGAAATGGGAGAAAAAAGATtggaaggagaaaggagagaagaaagagtgGAAGACCAAAAATCAGGATAAAGAAGGGAAAGTAAAGGGTGAAAGGAAACAGTGGCAGGACAGTGAGCATCATgggaaagaaaggagggagaagaaTGAGAGGAAGCAATGGAGTGAAAAAGAGTGGAAGAGTAAAAATGCAAAAGATGACAAGGAATGGAAGTGGAAGGGTGAGAGGAAACAgtgggaaaagagagaagaagaagaagaatggaaGAGgggtagagagaaagagaaaagacaaggagggtggaaaaaacagcaaaaagatgAGCACAAATTTACTGGTAATAAGCATCATGACCACAATGAAGAGCATGTGTGGGGAGACAGGAAGCCTCCTCACACACACCGCAGACCCTCCCTGGAACAACCGGAGTACTGGGTCCAGCAGAGAGACCGCCTCCATCACAACCACAAACCACCACAGCACTGCAGCTCACTGGAGACCTGCGCTCAGGCTGAGGGGCTGTCCCCTGTTCCCTTACCTGAGTTCGAGGCGATTCTCCAAAATTACTTGGCCAAGGCAGAAGAGACCGGAGTGGAGGCTGCTGTCACAGAGGAGCTCAAGAAGCTAACCACCGAGTTTTTCAAAGGTGGAGTATTTGTCCATGACCAGATGAGTTTTCAGGATTTTGTGGAGGATGTTAGTGATATTTTGGAACACATGGTGGAAggagatgaggatgaagaggaggaggaggatagTGCCATAGAGGAAGAAATGGAGGAGTTTGAAAGAGAAGTCCTGAAAAAGTTTTCAGCAGCACAAgctggagagaaggaggagagaatcAAAGGCGAGTGGAGGAAGGAGAGCGGGCGAGGACGTGGCTGAAGTGAAAGAATTGATGGATCTGTCAAAAGCAACTAGTGCGAGTCGTGGAGGACGAGGGGTTATTCAAAGGGAACACGTCTTATTGGACCACAAATGCTTAAAAGAATACATTTATCATCCTGTTACAGGGTCCTGTTACACCATTCACTGTTTGGGAAGTTTAGTATTTTACAGGTGCACACTTTATTAGCTCACACTGGTAGAGACAAGACTTGCATCTGAGTCAGGTAATGTTTAGGTGGGAAGAAGAAGTTAAGAGACAAGATACACTAGAAAAGCATAATGCATAAATTAGCTAGTCTTTGTTTCCATAGAAAATGCTCTAATAGCCCAGATGtagctttttatttctcactgaGCACCTGCAGCTAATCATGAATGTGTGAAAGTGTCAAAGTCATTTCTGTAGACAGTGttaattttctctctttgtgtagTGGAATGAGCTGAATGTTGCTCTGCTTATCTCTAGAATAAACAGTACACACTCCACATCTTCCTGCACAAACCGCACTACGCTCCGTTAAAGTCTACCTATTGACTGATCACCTACAACACAGTACAACATTCTTATGTATGAATTGCTTTAGCCTGACTTTTATGTCAGACTACCTTCATGTCGTAAACATTTTGTATAAATGGTGGAGGAAACGTGAACGGTTGAAATACATGTgcttataattttatttaaagttagaGAAATCTGCGTTGACTTGGTTTTGAATGTTTGTACATAATTCATTAATTATGTAAGAATgatgcagaaataataataaataataaggaAATTGTGGGCACATGACATATTGACATGTTGAGCACctatgtcttttgttttttcaggtaCAAAACTCATGTTGTGCACTAAAATGTCctttattctaattttattatgaatgtaatgtttgtttatttgataaAGGCTATCGTGGCAGGTTATCTATTAACATGTAAGcttctgaaatgtaaatgataacAATGCAGAACCATGGTTACGGTGGGCTTTATGGCAGCATAGAGAATTTTTAGGGTGTTTATATTTGcctatatttaaataaatttggTGCGCTGATGTGATGAAGACTTTGCATTTTGTCTCCTTTTTACTCACAAATTTAAACATTGCTCCCTACAGGTCTTTGTTTGCAGGTCATCTGAATTTGGTCTTGTTGGATTTACTTCTGCCCATACACTGAATTCACTCCGTGTATGTTGATACTTTTTATCAACAGCCAGGtcaataaacacaaatgaatggTTCCATTAGCAGCCCTGTTTGACAGGCGATGTGGTATGTTTTGCATCATGGACTGTACCTTTTATTCTCCATATGTTTTCATTCTTATCATCAGAAGAAGGAATTTTATTCCAGACCTGGTCGGGCTTTTTAAAGTCTAATCTGGTCTTTCTGTCCTTGCTTGTTATCAGTGTTTTGCATCTTGTTGTGAAGCCTCTTATTCATTGTAGACTTTGACTAACACACCTACCTCCTGAAGAGTGGTTGTTCAGGCCTTTGCTGAGCTGacagttcattttctttttttgtaatacTGTTGTTTTGGTCACTCCCAATgtttctgctctctctgctttttttttcatcctaaCTATGTCTCCCTTCATTTCCATAGACCCTCCTTGGACCTCATGTTGGGGGTTCCAGTGAGCATCTACAAATGTAACACTCAGAACCACCTCCAGGCTTTAATGGCCTGTTAAAGATTAGTCATTGAGTAATAAGGGAACAGGCCAGACAGGGCCATGCAGCTGCTTGTCAGCCATTTTtgccttatttatttatatatatgatcTCACAAAATCTGGGATGTGTGTAAGAAAATTGTTGTAATTCTTAAATGGTTAATGCTACACTTTAGTCAACCCCCTTGAATTGAAGCTGAAAGTCTTGACTTTACTCATTCACTTCAAATTCATGTTGTGGTGCAAAGAGGACAAACTTCAAAGAATATAAACCGtcatttaatgatttattatcAATTTCCTGCtgactgtaaaaataaagttcCATACAGAGGTCCATAATGTACAATTCTCTGTACTGAATAACTATAAAGTGTGTGAAAGGAGATGCTGTAAATCATGACATTACCTTATTGCCGTATGCCTTTAAAGACCTCTCAGTTTTCCCCAATTATTTTTTGAGCTAATCAAAAAATGAGAGAATGATAAATGATGTTTTGAAATAAAGACTCATCCCTAGACACAAATAGACCTGCAGCATCAATCATTAGACAACTAGCATAACTGTCTCATAGAAATCCCTGATGTTTACCGGATGTATTGCAGTACCACAGCTTTTCAGTCCTCTGTGTAAACTATTTACTTTGTTACTGGCCGCTGCAACCTCAATGATGGCtgagggagcaggaggaggagaactgTAGATTGCTGTTTCAGGTGTATGGGGAtaggtgtgtgttggtgtgcagCATACAGCCAAGACAAGTAAACTAGGCGTGGGGATGTTTGGATGATAAAGTCTTTGTGCTTGTTAGTGCTAACGGCCTCCCTAATTTGCCAGTTGTGCTCATCCTGTCAGATTGGCTCAGCTTCAATAATATGAATTTTCTGAGGTGAACCCAAGTGTCTCATTCTCAAAAGTTTTTGCAGCACTGTCTGTATAATTATACCTGATTTACTACTTTCCTTTTGTTCCCTACAGCCGTCTTACCCACACTTTCGCAAAGGAAACGTGAGGCTGTTGCATTGGCATGAACTTAAACAGTTTGTGCACACATATTGTAGCACATTTAACCCATCTTAAATCGGATTGCCAGTTTGAGTTCTTGCTGAATGAGGTGACTGAGCCAGGAATCCATAAATTCTGCCAGAGACTAATTACACACTGAAGTCGAATCTAAAAATGCAATCACATAATGGAAAAGAGGTTAGTGGTGTTTGTGACACATGGTTTACATTTTGACTGGGTACAACAAATagtgcacagaaaacaaaagctgtaaaaataCAGAGTGAAATCAGAGAATAATTTAGTTTCTTCTCAAGGAGAACCAGAAAACCAGAAAGACTTGCTCACAACTTGCCCACACGCAGTTAGTGAGTCTGTATTGTTTGCATgttgtatgtgaaccttttggaattatgtggttttctgcataaatttgtGAATTTATATAGAAcatatctgatcttcatctaagtcaaagaAATATGATGTACctacaataataacacaaagaaattctgatcttacatgtctttattgagaacaaccatagaAACCTCgaagtgatagtggaaaaagtatgtgaacgaAGGAACcagctgcttactaaaaaaaaacaatgcatccaaagaatatgacagagctaaaacagttctgcaggaagaatgggctaaaattcctcctgaacaatgtgcaggtagAGTTTATTGCTGCCCAGGATCAACAAGTTAATAATTCCtggggttcacatactttccactagaactatgaggtttttatggttgttctcaaagaTGTGTTATTAtcttaggcacattatatttgttcaagatgaagatcagatcacacacattttattaaaaatttatgcagaaaacaagacaatttttaaatgttcttatttatatatgttttataatatattttaatctgAATCAACTCTTATCAGAAATCATTTGCTCTACTGAGGTCCTATTCACAGCATAACGTGAGTGGCCAAAGGCTGATTTAGCCTCTGTatctgtaaaacacatcaacaagTCACACTGTTGCACTAGGTCACATAGTCCTTCATTACTATAAATACTAGCACATTACTTCATTTCCAGTCACTTTGCTTGTACACAGAATATGTCTGAAAACTCTGGctgaacaaaacacatgcactgtGTGATAACTCATTTTTTGCAATTTCACAAGAAGGCATCTGTTTGGAGTCGTAGACTTTGATGAAGAACTGTAATCATTACAGAACCGTCAGAAAGATTTTCTAAGTTTGCTCCAGACCTCTGCGCATGCCAGGCAAAGGTTTTCTTATGAGGGCGGATTCATATTGAATTGGTATCATCTGAATGCCACATTTGCCCTTTTTACTGTGACCATATAATTAAGTGTTAGTCATACTTGTCTTCAAGAGGCTACTTGTGTTCTTGTACGTGGCAGTTTTTAATGCGATCTTGCTGTACTCATGAGTCAAACAGCAGAACTTGACTATATTAGACTGTTTTACTCTTGACAGGAATAAGAGCTTACACATCACGAAGGGACAGGACTTAACTGTACATTTAATGTTTCATCTTTTATGCTTCACATAAGGAATTAGTTTGTCGTCGGACACCGATTTGCTGCTCCTCAAAGTCACAGTCACACTTTCACTCTTGGTTGTTTAACCAGAACATAACGGCAGAAAGTAGGAGTTCCTGAGGCTTAACAAAGGATACAGAGCTACATTTTCCAAGTGTGGAAAATTCCATGTTTCTACTTGCAGGAGGaattgaaataaacacaataaccACTAGATGGTGACACAGCCAATGATCCTTGTGCCAAACCTCTGCTGatgttgcattaatttgttaagTGTAGTGGAACAGGCTTGCCTTTCTCCCCTCCAATCAcacatatgacaaataatatCATCCACTGTCATTATTTTCTGAATATGCCACATCCAGTACGGTGTTTAAAGATGCTCAGtcaaagctctgtgtgtgttactgacttgtctgtgtgcagtgttaaaaaaaaagagaacataTCAGCCAAATGGAAAACACCCTAAAGTGTGTTCCAACAGCACAGGCTGTGTTTCTATCAGTTGCCTGCTTCTATTTTCACCCCGTTCTCTCAGCAGCATCTGCCAGCTTGGTGCACACTCAATGTGAAACAATTTCAGCAGTATTAAAACCAGGCCAAGCACGCACagtgaggagcaggaggagattTCAGCCAGTGAGAAGGGatgttgtgatggttagggtcAGGGTGAGGCAGTAGATAgtgacaaataaagaaattagAGTAGATAACAAGGCCTACGCAGCagttaatgagtgtgtgtgtgtgtgtgtgtgtgtgtgtgtgtgtgtgtgtgtgagtgagcatTATGTATTTGCTTGTTTGATTCTCTACACAAACGGAGGCGTGGTGCTGGCAGAGAAGAGCTTTCTGTTTaatatgtggaaataaaaatccaaacgCAACACAacccatgtgtgtgtgtgtgtgtgtgtgtgtgtgtgtgtgtgtgtgtgtgtgtgtgtgtgtgtgtgttctttgctGCCCGCCCCTCGTTTGTCATCTTGTTGCTCTCTAGTGAACACTGTCTTTCCATTCTTTGCACAAGTGAGTTAAGTTTCAGGGTGTGGCTTGAATCCATCCGTCTGTTGGGAAATCTTCGAACAAACGCGCACTCAGACAGGAGCGTGCGCTTGTTCCTACACGTTGCGAGGAAAGCGCGTTCCCAGGAAAACGCAATCCAGAGCAGAAATTGTGCAAATGACAGCGCGAAAcgaaatgaaaaacatgaatgcaACCGCATTATAAAGACCTGCTTTGTTTGCTTGAACAAcggaaatgtttgtttaaataaaaaacaacaaaaaaacaaagtgtgttgCTGAAAAGTGTTGTGTTGCTCGAGCTGCGCCTCTTTGCACATTCCTTCTCTTCCCAGGCACACGCCCTatgacaatgaaagaaaaaaaaaaaactttggcTGGAGTGAGAAGGTAAATCACGGAAAAGATATGTGTCACTGCTTAATCTAGCCCACAACTGAAGAGGAGGATCTCTGAGTAAGAAGGAGcgcagtagctcagttggtttTCTTGCCTTTTG
This genomic stretch from Anabas testudineus chromosome 16, fAnaTes1.2, whole genome shotgun sequence harbors:
- the pbxip1b gene encoding pre-B-cell leukemia homeobox interacting protein 1b isoform X1; the encoded protein is MSGGSSANNSWTILTPEETVAETLRPLAEGTEHHEETIISTAGPGADQPAERSPVEGQVVSEEAAAQLSGDSSPEQHISGPTTVTDASVPTSLDVCDALSHSEGLPEGLTQSSPDPDSFSDSYTHISTSPDETPVSLLSTDTLEGGEFRQDEERLTEEGTLHLQNGEELQQEGKGSDLSTRTTDLGKQADSPVDSEVGEEKTEEQGEPEVRRRSRLAALERIGRTEEEEEADEEFRLPRREEDSGFSVNKCILGAVILLGLGTIFLSGLFTDLDEDSDYGTRELKDSEVPVKQEWLNPDVPPAPVDADSTEILNKLAEGNQQISVLQAQLQAQKEELKVARGQAAVGEKERLQLEELEKENSRLKTEMASFSVLRKENERMKRELESVSALQKELETLRSTETELKLSPAASEATEASVKPTTSPPSGQTEDTKQGTAGTTEKQARKPGEEQKEKQKDRKRDKYDTGEKKDWKEIEKSEWKEGQKRDRKEVGKTERKTGKHEQGKFDKKQDKEGKQKNHNDETKQWKEKEKASRGDEGKPWKTREGKKEWIEKSERQELQEEKEWKKAKHKVYEGKQLRDKEEKKDWKGGNDYKVKHRGNEEWKGGKEWKKVKDGSKESGKEKWEKKDWKEKGEKKEWKTKNQDKEGKVKGERKQWQDSEHHGKERREKNERKQWSEKEWKSKNAKDDKEWKWKGERKQWEKREEEEEWKRGREKEKRQGGWKKQQKDEHKFTGNKHHDHNEEHVWGDRKPPHTHRRPSLEQPEYWVQQRDRLHHNHKPPQHCSSLETCAQAEGLSPVPLPEFEAILQNYLAKAEETGVEAAVTEELKKLTTEFFKGGVFVHDQMSFQDFVEDVSDILEHMVEGDEDEEEEEDSAIEEEMEEFEREVLKKFSAAQAGEKEERIKGEWRKESGRGRG
- the pbxip1b gene encoding pre-B-cell leukemia homeobox interacting protein 1b isoform X3; this encodes MSGGSSANNSWTILTPEETVAETLRPLAEGTEHHEETIISTAGPGADQPAERSPVEGQVVSEEAAAQLSGDSSPEQHISGPTTVTDASVPTSLDVCDALSHSEGLPEGLTQSSPDPDSFSDSYTHISTSPDETPVSLLSTDTLEGGEFRQDEERLTEEGTLHLQNGEELQQEGKGSDLSTRTTDLGKQADSPVDSEVGEEKTEEQGEPEVRRRSRLAALERIGRTEEEEEADEEFRLPRREEDSGFSVNKCILGAVILLGLGTIFLSDSDYGTRELKDSEVPVKQEWLNPDVPPAPVDADSTEILNKLAEGNQQISVLQAQLQAQKEELKVARGQAAVGEKERLQLEELEKENSRLKTEMASFSVLRKENERMKRELESVSALQKELETLRSTETELKLSPAASEATEASVKPTTSPPSGQTEDTKQGTAGTTEKQARKPGEEQKEKQKDRKRDKYDTGEKKDWKEIEKSEWKEGQKRDRKEVGKTERKTGKHEQGKFDKKQDKEGKQKNHNDETKQWKEKEKASRGDEGKPWKTREGKKEWIEKSERQELQEEKEWKKAKHKVYEGKQLRDKEEKKDWKGGNDYKVKHRGNEEWKGGKEWKKVKDGSKESGKEKWEKKDWKEKGEKKEWKTKNQDKEGKVKGERKQWQDSEHHGKERREKNERKQWSEKEWKSKNAKDDKEWKWKGERKQWEKREEEEEWKRGREKEKRQGGWKKQQKDEHKFTGNKHHDHNEEHVWGDRKPPHTHRRPSLEQPEYWVQQRDRLHHNHKPPQHCSSLETCAQAEGLSPVPLPEFEAILQNYLAKAEETGVEAAVTEELKKLTTEFFKGGVFVHDQMSFQDFVEDVSDILEHMVEGDEDEEEEEDSAIEEEMEEFEREVLKKFSAAQAGEKEERIKGEWRKESGRGRG